DNA from Halomonas sp. GFAJ-1:
CACTTTAACCGGATATTTCGCTATGCGGGACATTCCAGCCTCCTAGAATACGGTGCAGATGACTTCGCCACCGACGCCTGCTTGGCGCGCGGCACGATCGGTCATGACACCATTAGAGGTGGTGACAATCGCGATACCCAGACCATCGGCGACCTTAGGCAGGTTGTCCTTGCCCATGTAGCGGCGCAGAGACGGCTTGGAAACCCGCTGAATGTGCTCAATGACCGGCTTACCCTCA
Protein-coding regions in this window:
- a CDS encoding 30S ribosomal protein S8: MSMQDTLADMFTRIRNAQMATKETATMPSSKLKVEVARVLKQEGYIADFTVAEGVKPELTITLKYFEGKPVIEHIQRVSKPSLRRYMGKDNLPKVADGLGIAIVTTSNGVMTDRAARQAGVGGEVICTVF